The bacterium genome includes a window with the following:
- a CDS encoding flagellar biosynthetic protein FliO — protein sequence MSTRHHLLMICLILILGNNLNLAWAQVKAEYPSKNFSLEEKNPLNLSKTKGETKGEKKGEKIENDFSLGKYIFKTIGALVIIGFLIFLVIKLFNRFPGRMAMGMGDEKNLVSLLGSVPLSPNKYLQLVEVAQKVLLLGVTENNINILTEIKDQEQIDLIKANQSKLLSQSGFPFAFYLNKMVKKFKLPGSHSINLEDSVNFIDQQKKRLKELS from the coding sequence ATGTCTACTCGACATCACTTATTAATGATATGCTTAATCTTAATCTTAGGAAATAATTTAAATCTGGCTTGGGCTCAGGTAAAAGCTGAATATCCTTCTAAAAATTTTAGCTTAGAAGAAAAGAATCCTTTAAATTTATCTAAGACTAAGGGAGAGACTAAGGGAGAAAAAAAAGGGGAAAAAATAGAAAATGATTTTTCCTTAGGAAAGTATATCTTTAAAACAATAGGGGCGTTAGTAATTATTGGCTTCCTAATCTTCTTAGTTATTAAACTATTTAATAGATTCCCAGGTAGAATGGCGATGGGAATGGGAGATGAGAAGAACTTAGTAAGTTTATTAGGGAGTGTCCCCTTGTCTCCTAATAAGTATTTACAGTTAGTTGAAGTTGCTCAAAAAGTTCTTTTATTAGGAGTAACTGAAAATAACATCAATATTTTAACTGAAATAAAAGATCAAGAACAGATTGATTTGATCAAGGCTAATCAAAGTAAGTTGTTAAGTCAAAGTGGATTTCCTTTTGCTTTTTATCTAAATAAGATGGTAAAAAAGTTTAAATTACCAGGGAGCCATTCTATAAATCTTGAAGATAGTGTAAATTTTATTGACCAACAAAAAAAACGTTTGAAAGAACTAAGTTAA
- the fliP gene encoding flagellar type III secretion system pore protein FliP (The bacterial flagellar biogenesis protein FliP forms a type III secretion system (T3SS)-type pore required for flagellar assembly.), translated as MTNKHYKYLISGLTFVFIIFSLSSNLSAQGIPIPKISLGITEAKSPTEISLGLQVLFLFTVLTLAPSIIMMVTSFIRVVIVFMFIRQALSTQQVPPNQVMIGLAIFITFFIMAPTIAQINEKAVKPFTAGTISVEKAFESALIPLREFMFKNVRDKDLALFLNISKLERPKNRGDVPTYVLIPAFMISELTTGFQMGLLLFIPFIVIDMVVASVLMSMGMIMLPPVMISLPFKLILFIMVDGWNMLTRSIVMSFH; from the coding sequence GTGACTAATAAGCATTATAAATACTTAATTTCTGGACTTACTTTTGTCTTTATTATTTTTAGCTTAAGTAGTAATTTATCTGCCCAAGGAATACCTATACCAAAAATAAGTCTTGGTATTACCGAAGCTAAAAGTCCTACCGAAATTTCTTTAGGTCTCCAAGTACTCTTCCTTTTTACTGTCTTAACCTTAGCCCCCTCTATTATCATGATGGTCACCTCTTTTATCCGGGTAGTAATTGTCTTTATGTTTATAAGGCAAGCTTTGTCTACGCAGCAAGTTCCTCCTAACCAAGTAATGATTGGCTTAGCTATCTTTATTACTTTCTTTATTATGGCTCCTACCATTGCTCAAATTAACGAGAAAGCAGTAAAGCCCTTTACTGCTGGGACAATCTCCGTAGAAAAAGCTTTTGAAAGTGCTCTTATTCCTCTTAGAGAGTTTATGTTTAAAAATGTAAGAGATAAAGACTTAGCTCTTTTTTTAAATATCTCTAAATTAGAAAGACCTAAAAATAGAGGCGATGTTCCTACTTATGTCTTAATTCCTGCTTTTATGATTTCAGAACTTACTACTGGCTTTCAGATGGGCCTTTTGTTGTTTATACCCTTTATTGTGATAGATATGGTAGTGGCTAGTGTGCTGATGTCTATGGGTATGATTATGTTGCCTCCGGTAATGATCTCTCTTCCTTTTAAATTAATTCTCTTTATTATGGTCGATGGATGGAATATGTTGACTCGGTCAATAGTAATGAGTTTTCATTAA
- the fliQ gene encoding flagellar biosynthesis protein FliQ yields MTQDFVIKIVQEALFAAILVSMPILGVGVIVGLVISIIQTTTSIQEQTLVFVPKIIAVILAGVIFGPWMLRVLMEYMYKLLNVIAQI; encoded by the coding sequence ATGACTCAAGATTTTGTGATAAAAATAGTTCAAGAAGCTTTATTTGCAGCTATCTTAGTTTCCATGCCTATCTTGGGCGTAGGGGTAATTGTAGGATTAGTGATCAGTATTATTCAAACCACTACTTCTATTCAAGAACAAACCTTAGTCTTTGTTCCTAAAATAATAGCTGTTATTTTAGCTGGAGTGATATTTGGTCCTTGGATGCTTCGAGTCTTAATGGAGTATATGTATAAATTATTAAACGTTATTGCTCAAATTTAA
- the flhB gene encoding flagellar biosynthesis protein FlhB → MNYQDNLEILTLEEFIFDLQYFASPESEGRTEEPTEKKKSKAREKGQVAKSQELSQDIVTLACFFLLSFLFPYMYKEIKGFTEYIFSEAWRIKVSEFTIFQLAINVLLVFLKTSLPVMGVAFLITVVVEIIQVGWKISFQPLKPDFTKISLNPKKLLDKVFGKEALMNLFKSTGKVLIIGYLAYSLIKDAYFNFINMVYMEKLSAVIFILKLTYKLVMQTVIILLIFSICDLIFQRKKHKKGLMMTKQEVKDEMRQAEGDPLVKSKIRERQRQMSMRRMMAEVPKAEVVITNPTHLSVALKYQAEYMKAPQVVAKGADFVAMKIREIAKEHGVPLVENKPLAQSLYHDVEIGEEIPAKLYNVVAEVLSFVYRLKQKASGV, encoded by the coding sequence TTGAATTACCAAGATAATTTAGAGATTTTAACCCTGGAAGAATTTATCTTTGATCTTCAATACTTTGCTTCTCCCGAAAGCGAAGGTCGAACTGAAGAGCCTACTGAAAAAAAGAAGAGCAAGGCGCGAGAAAAAGGCCAAGTTGCTAAAAGTCAAGAACTTTCTCAAGATATAGTTACCTTGGCTTGTTTTTTTCTACTCTCCTTTTTATTTCCTTATATGTATAAAGAAATAAAAGGTTTTACAGAGTATATCTTTAGCGAAGCTTGGAGAATTAAAGTTTCAGAATTTACTATTTTTCAATTAGCCATTAATGTTTTATTAGTCTTTCTTAAAACTTCGCTGCCGGTGATGGGTGTAGCTTTTTTGATAACCGTAGTGGTAGAAATTATACAGGTAGGTTGGAAAATATCATTTCAACCTTTAAAGCCTGATTTTACTAAAATTAGCCTCAATCCTAAAAAACTCTTAGATAAAGTCTTTGGTAAAGAAGCTTTGATGAATTTATTTAAATCAACAGGTAAGGTGTTGATTATTGGGTATTTAGCTTATTCTTTAATCAAGGATGCCTATTTTAACTTTATTAATATGGTTTATATGGAAAAACTTAGTGCGGTTATCTTTATTTTAAAGCTAACTTATAAGTTAGTCATGCAGACAGTAATTATCTTACTAATTTTTAGCATTTGCGATCTTATCTTTCAAAGAAAAAAACATAAAAAGGGTTTAATGATGACCAAGCAAGAAGTAAAAGACGAAATGAGGCAAGCGGAAGGTGATCCTTTGGTTAAGAGTAAGATTAGAGAAAGACAACGACAAATGTCTATGCGTCGAATGATGGCCGAAGTTCCTAAAGCAGAAGTAGTTATTACTAACCCTACTCACCTTTCCGTGGCTTTAAAGTATCAAGCAGAATATATGAAAGCTCCTCAAGTTGTAGCTAAGGGAGCTGATTTTGTAGCCATGAAGATTAGAGAGATTGCTAAAGAACACGGTGTTCCCTTAGTAGAAAATAAACCTTTAGCTCAAAGTTTATACCATGACGTAGAAATAGGAGAAGAAATACCAGCTAAACTTTATAATGTGGTAGCTGAGGTATTATCCTTTGTCTACCGACTAAAACAAAAAGCTTCTGGAGTGTAA
- the flhA gene encoding flagellar biosynthesis protein FlhA has translation MAGQSDVINQPIWMKNSDILMAIGMLSIVMMLIIPVPPLLLDFFLVGSLTLGIVTLMTVLYVEKTVDFSAFPALLLVSTVYRLALNVSTSRMILLGRGKEITVVRAFGDFVVGGNYIVGVVIFLILTMIQFIVVVKGTTRVSEVAARFTLDAMPGKQMAIDADLNSGLINEQQALDRRELIRREADFYGAMDGATKFIQGDVIAGLIITVVNIVGGLIIGVWILKYPVMEAAKTFTLLTVGDGLVSQIPSLLVSLSTGLIVTRSAMADNLGVDLTRELTNYPRALLATSGALCFLALTPLPTVPLLVLSAFTGFLGLTLKKVKEGKKIEVIAKEKKEEIKKPESVVSLLQVDPMELEIGYSLIPLVDPEQGGDLLERVTMIRRQCALDLGIVVPPIRIRDNMQLRPNTYAVKIRGNEVARGEIKPDGYMAMNPGIVSEELEGEKTIEPAFGLPATWITESQREKAEMAGYTVVDSPSVVATHLTEITKRQAYNILTRQDTQLLIDNLKESYPAVVSELIPNIMTVGEIQKVLQNLLREKISIRDLVTILEALADNGTKTKNIESLTKYVRVALARQICNQYKSPDGSISVITLDPALEEMLTNSLVEIEGEERIVIKPELLSRIIDKTFQEMSRTVTARYESILLCSSRVRAALAKLVINTIPGLTILAYQEISPDIKVQTIGMV, from the coding sequence ATGGCAGGACAATCTGACGTCATTAACCAACCTATCTGGATGAAAAACTCTGATATCTTAATGGCTATTGGTATGCTTTCCATAGTCATGATGCTGATTATTCCTGTTCCTCCTTTACTATTAGATTTTTTCTTAGTCGGAAGCTTAACCTTAGGGATAGTAACCTTAATGACGGTCTTGTATGTGGAAAAGACTGTTGATTTTTCTGCATTTCCAGCCCTACTTTTGGTTTCCACTGTTTATCGACTTGCTTTAAATGTTTCTACTTCGCGCATGATTCTTCTAGGAAGAGGAAAAGAGATTACCGTAGTTAGAGCTTTTGGAGATTTCGTGGTCGGAGGAAATTATATTGTCGGGGTAGTGATCTTTTTAATCTTAACGATGATTCAATTTATCGTGGTGGTTAAAGGAACAACCAGAGTATCTGAAGTAGCTGCTAGATTTACCTTAGATGCTATGCCAGGAAAGCAAATGGCGATTGATGCTGATTTAAATAGTGGTCTGATTAATGAACAACAGGCGCTGGATAGAAGAGAATTAATTAGAAGAGAAGCAGATTTTTATGGAGCTATGGATGGGGCCACTAAGTTTATTCAAGGAGATGTAATAGCTGGTCTGATCATTACGGTAGTCAATATTGTCGGTGGATTAATTATTGGAGTTTGGATCTTAAAGTATCCGGTAATGGAGGCCGCTAAGACCTTTACCTTGCTTACCGTAGGTGACGGTTTAGTGAGCCAAATTCCTTCCCTCTTGGTTTCACTTTCTACCGGTTTAATTGTGACCAGATCAGCTATGGCTGATAATTTAGGGGTAGATTTAACTCGCGAGCTAACTAATTATCCCCGAGCTCTTTTGGCAACTTCTGGAGCTTTATGTTTTTTAGCCCTTACTCCCTTACCGACTGTTCCTCTCTTAGTCTTATCTGCTTTTACTGGATTTTTAGGGCTGACTTTAAAAAAGGTGAAAGAAGGTAAAAAGATTGAAGTAATAGCGAAAGAAAAAAAAGAAGAAATAAAGAAGCCAGAAAGTGTAGTTTCTTTACTTCAAGTAGATCCTATGGAATTGGAGATTGGCTATAGCTTAATTCCCTTGGTCGATCCGGAACAAGGAGGAGATTTATTAGAAAGGGTAACGATGATTAGACGTCAGTGTGCTTTAGATTTAGGGATAGTTGTTCCTCCCATAAGGATAAGGGATAATATGCAGCTTCGGCCTAATACTTATGCCGTGAAGATTAGAGGTAATGAAGTAGCACGAGGGGAGATTAAACCTGATGGGTATATGGCTATGAATCCAGGAATAGTAAGTGAAGAATTAGAAGGAGAAAAGACGATTGAGCCAGCCTTTGGTTTGCCAGCCACCTGGATTACCGAAAGTCAAAGAGAAAAAGCTGAGATGGCAGGATATACGGTGGTAGATTCTCCTTCGGTAGTAGCTACTCATCTTACTGAGATTACCAAAAGACAGGCTTATAATATCTTAACTCGTCAAGATACCCAGCTATTAATAGACAATTTAAAAGAAAGCTATCCAGCCGTGGTCTCGGAATTAATTCCCAATATTATGACCGTAGGAGAAATTCAAAAAGTTCTTCAGAATTTACTTCGAGAAAAGATATCTATTAGAGATCTGGTCACGATCTTAGAAGCTTTAGCTGATAATGGAACTAAGACTAAGAATATAGAAAGTTTAACTAAGTATGTTCGGGTTGCCTTAGCTCGTCAAATTTGTAATCAATATAAATCCCCAGATGGAAGTATTTCAGTAATTACCTTAGATCCTGCTTTAGAGGAGATGCTAACTAATTCTCTCGTTGAAATAGAAGGCGAAGAAAGGATAGTGATTAAGCCAGAGCTTCTTTCTCGAATTATTGATAAGACCTTTCAAGAAATGAGTAGAACAGTTACTGCCAGATATGAGTCTATCTTATTGTGCTCTTCCAGAGTTAGAGCTGCTTTGGCAAAGTTAGTGATTAATACGATACCAGGATTGACAATCTTAGCTTATCAAGAAATTAGTCCTGATATTAAAGTTCAAACTATAGGTATGGT
- the fliR gene encoding flagellar biosynthetic protein FliR, with translation MNNNIEVFLNSFEIIFLIFCRVSGMFVSAPFYGAISIPMTVKNAIAFFIALTMFPIIAKMGYFKIPPTFFGYSLLIVQELSIGLIIGFCTTIVFTLFAASGELYSTQLGLGMINVVDPLSQIQIPIIGQLLGIVGTLIFFLCQAHYLLLMAIFKSYELLPSLTVNSFSPLCKNIIDLFVNSFILAFSLALPIIGVVFICTVAIGLSSKASPQMNIMVLGWPIQILLGFITLTILLPIIFNLGYDAFDNLFERISKMFLEMGASN, from the coding sequence ATGAATAATAATATAGAAGTTTTTTTAAATAGTTTTGAGATTATTTTCTTAATCTTTTGTCGAGTAAGCGGCATGTTTGTCTCCGCTCCTTTTTATGGAGCTATAAGTATTCCCATGACCGTCAAGAATGCTATAGCTTTTTTCATTGCCTTAACTATGTTTCCTATTATTGCTAAGATGGGATATTTCAAGATTCCTCCTACTTTTTTTGGATATAGCTTGCTAATCGTTCAAGAATTAAGTATTGGGTTAATTATTGGTTTTTGCACGACTATTGTTTTTACTCTCTTTGCTGCTTCGGGGGAACTTTATAGTACTCAATTAGGTTTAGGAATGATTAATGTGGTTGATCCTTTATCTCAGATCCAAATACCTATTATTGGGCAACTCTTAGGTATTGTTGGAACCTTAATTTTCTTTTTGTGCCAAGCTCATTACTTGCTTTTAATGGCCATCTTTAAGAGCTATGAACTACTGCCTTCCTTAACCGTTAATTCTTTTTCTCCTTTGTGTAAAAATATTATAGACTTATTTGTCAATTCGTTTATTTTAGCTTTTAGCCTGGCTTTGCCTATCATTGGGGTAGTCTTTATTTGTACGGTAGCCATTGGTTTGAGCAGCAAAGCTTCTCCTCAAATGAATATCATGGTCTTAGGTTGGCCAATTCAGATCTTACTTGGATTTATAACCTTAACTATTCTTCTGCCGATCATCTTTAATTTAGGCTATGATGCTTTTGACAACTTATTTGAGAGAATTAGTAAGATGTTTTTAGAGATGGGAGCATCTAATTGA